A stretch of Phoenix dactylifera cultivar Barhee BC4 chromosome 16, palm_55x_up_171113_PBpolish2nd_filt_p, whole genome shotgun sequence DNA encodes these proteins:
- the LOC103713662 gene encoding lysosomal Pro-X carboxypeptidase-like codes for MRPPTVSIALLLLIPLLSILPVSVPVSAARRSPRFLGDFAFSLPDPSRHRKAAYQYETRYFRQRLDHFSFAELPSFQQRYLVGPSDHWARPAGPIFFYCGNEGDIEWFASNTGFVWEIAPLFSALVVFAEHRYYGESMPYGSRDRAYENAESLSYLTTEQALADFAVLLTDLKRNLSAEDSPVVLFGGSYGGMLAAWMRLKYPHIAIGALASSAPILQFEDIVPPETFYDMVSSDFRRESLSCFKAIKESWDALEDQGQGHDNLVNLSRKFRLCRELNNTAELSNWLSSAYSYLAMVDYPYPSDFLMPLPANPIKEVCRKIDSYPDGTDLLDRIFAGVSIYYNYTGTVDCFDLEDDPHGMSGWGWQACTEMVMPMSSSQENSMFPTYNFSYAAYQDECVHNYGVRPRPRWVTTEFGGHDIKTALKEFGSNIIFSNGLLDPWSGGSVLQNISESIIALVTELGAHHIDLRPSTNEDPDWLIEQRKSEISLIRGWIYDYYQEKVASFSM; via the exons ATGAGACCGCCCACCGTCTCCATCGCTCTCCTCCTCCTAATTCCCCTTCTCTCAATTCTCCCCGTATCGGTGCCGGTTTCGGCGGCGAGGAGGAGCCCCCGGTTCTTGGGGGACTTTGCCTTCTCGCTCCCCGATCCCTCCCGGCACCGGAAGGCGGCGTACCAGTACGAGACGCGCTACTTCCGGCAGCGGCTGGACCATTTCAGCTTCGCGGAGCTGCCGTCCTTCCAGCAGCGCTACCTGGTTGGCCCCTCCGACCACTGGGCCCGCCCCGCCGGTCCCATCTTCTTCTACTGCGGCAACGAGGGCGACATCGAGTGGTTCGCCTCCAACACCGGCTTCGTCTGGGAGATCGCCCCTCTCTTCTCCGCCCTCGTCGTCTTCGccgaa CATCGTTACTATGGAGAGTCCATGCCGTATGGCAGCAGAGACAGAGCATACGAAAATGCGGAGTCCTTGTCATACCTCACCACCGAGCAAGCTCTTGCCGACTTCGCGGTGCTGCTCACCGACCTGAAGCGGAACTTGTCGGCGGAGGACAGTCCTGTCGTGCTATTCGGCGGATCGTATGGTGGAA TGCTGGCTGCTTGGATGAGGCTGAAGTACCCGCACATTGCCATTGGCGCACTTGCTTCCTCGGCACCGATTCTTCAATTCGAAGATATCGTCCCGCCGGAGACGTTCTACGACATGGTTTCCAGTGATTTTAGA CGTGAAAGTTTGAGCTGCTTTAAAGCCATCAAGGAGTCTTGGGATGCATTGGAAGATCAAGGGCAGGGGCACGATAATCTAGTTAATCTGAGTAGGAAATTCCGCTTGTGCCG GGAGCTGAATAATACAGCAGAACTTTCGAACTGGTTAAGCTCAGCCTACAGCTATCTGGCCATGGTGGACTATCCATATCCGTCTGATTTTCTGATGCCTTTGCCTGCAAACCCTATAAAAGAG GTATGCAGAAAAATTGACAGTTATCCTGATGGGACTGATCTTCTGGATCGTATTTTTGCTGGAGTAAGCATCTATTACAATTACACCGGAACTGTCGATTGCTTTGATTTAGAGGATGATCCTCATGGCATGAGTGGCTGGGGTTGGCAG GCCTGCACTGAGATGGTTATGCCAATGTCTAGCAGCCAAGAGAATAGCATGTTTCCTACATACAATTTTAGTTATGCTGCTTATCAAGATGAGTGTGTTCATAACTATGGTGTCAGGCCAAGACCTCGATGGGTTACCACTGAGTTTGGTGGCCAT GATATCAAGACAGCCTTGAAGGAGTTTGGCAGTAACATTATTTTCTCAAATGGACTCTTGGATCCTTGGAGTGGTGGGAG TGTGCTGCAGAACATATCTGAGAGTATAATTGCACTTGTTACTGAACTAG GAGCACATCACATAGATTTGCGTCCTTCAACAAATGAGGATCCTGATTGGTTAATAGAACAGAGGAAATCAGAAATCAGTCTTATAAGAGGTTGGATATATGATTATTACCAGGAGAAGGTGGCCTCTTTCAGCATGTAG